Within the Arthrobacter caoxuetaonis genome, the region TCGTCCATTCGTTGAGCAGGTCCAGTTTGTCCAGCCGCTCCTGGATGGGCAGGAACTGTGCTCTCACGTCAGCCTGGAAAGCAACGAAGATCTGGCCCGCGTCGGAAATGGTCCCGCCGGGTTCCGGAACGGCGTCGTAGTTGTAGCCCCGGCGGTAGATGCGCTGCCGCGGGTCCTCCGGACGGGCACGGCGCATGTGCGAATACTCCGGAATGACACGGAACCCTAGCGGGGTCACGGCGTCGAAATCCGGTTCGTCATGCTCGGCGGTCCCGGTCAGCGGCGCACCGTTGTCCAGTCTCCGGCCCACTGCTTCCTCCCGTCCGCGGCGGTCCAGTTCGTCCCAGGTGTCCAGGTTCATGGCGATTCGGCGGACCACCATGGACGTTCCGCCCTCCAGCCACGCGGGGATCTGTGTATCCCCCCAGACCACGCGGTCGAACTCAGGCGTGCCGGGCCGGGGATTCGCCGAGCCGTCCACCTGCCCAAAGAGATTGCGCATGGTGGTTCCCGCCGCTTCGCTGCCGTAGGCGTGCCGGAACCCGGTTTGGATCCAGCGCACGACGGCGAACGCACGGCTGTCCTTGAGCAGCATCCGCTGGGCGTGGGCAAGCGTGAGCGGATCATCTGCCCCGATCTGGAGCAGCAGGTCTCCCCCGCTCCAGCGGTCCTGCAGCGCATCGATGCTGAACGCCGGCAAGGGCCCCAGCCACGGCGGCGCCAGGTGCGGGGCGATGGCAGCAACGAGTCCGGGCCCGAATCCGAAGGTCACGGTGAGGCGTGCAGGATTGCCGGCCAGTTCCGGTTCCGTGTCCGCCAGCGCTGCCCGCCCCTGGGTGAGGGAGGCGGCGTCGTCGCTGAGCAGGCGCAGCCAGGACCGGATCCGCTCCCGTCCCACACCCCCGCGCAGGTCCAGCGCGACGAACGCTGCGTGCGCCTGCGGCGCCGTCGCGACGCCGGCCTGGTGCCTGCCGTAGAACGGGACAGTCTCGGCCCCGTTGGCCCCGGACGTATCCAGGGCGGTGCGTGTCAGCTCTGGACTGTCATTCCGGCCTCCGGCGAACTGTGCGCCCACCGCGGCAACCGCTCCCAGGCCCGCCGCCGCTCCTCCGAAAAGGAGGCGCCGGCGGCCAACCCCCTGCGCTTCTGCAGGACTCATCAGTTCTCCGCAGTGCCGTGGGTCTCCCCGGCGCCGTGGGTGTGCCCGTCGTCCGTGTGGCCGGCGTCCCCGTGTCCCGCATCTCCGTGGCCGGTTTCGGGCGCGTAGGTTTCATTGGCCCCGGCGAAGTCCTTGGCGGTGGCCTGGACGTCCAGGGTGCTGCCGTCAGCCAGTTCCAGCGTGATGTCCACCGTGTCACCGGCCAGCAGTCCGGCCTCCAGCTGCATCAGCATCAGGTGGCTGCCGCCGGGCTCGAGCACATATTCACCGCCTGCGGGAACGGTAAAGCCGCCTTCGATTTCCTGCATGGTCATGGCCCCGTCGGCGCCCATGGCCGTCTCGTGCAGTTCAACCATGCCGGCAGAAGGTGAGCTCGCGGCAACTACCGTGATGTCCTCAACTCCGGTGTTCTCCAGCGTGCCAAATGCTCCGGTCATGCCGTCGGCCTCGGCCGCCTTTGCCCACGCGCCGCTGACGGCCAGGGATGCCGCCTGCTCGGCGGCGGCCTGGGTCGGTTCGGCAGCGGGGCTGCCGGCTTCGGCGCAGCCCGCAAGTCCAGCTGCGGAGAGAGCGAGGACAGCTGCGGCAAGGGTAAGTTTCTTTTTCATTCTGGGTACTCCAATGGTGTGCTCGGCACGCTGTGCGGCACGAAAAAGTGGGTGAGGGCTGCTTTCGGGAAGGCCGAAGGCGCCGCTGCCGCGCTAAGTGCGGCCTGGCTGGTGGGTGCTAGCTGTGATTCCCGCGGCGCTTGCGCACCTGGACAACGATCGCCCACGCAGCGAGGGCAGCGGCAGCTCCTACGGCTGCGCCGGCAAGTGCCCACGGAACGTGCGACCCAACCGAGGAAGCATCCTCGGCGGCGTCCGACGGCTCCGCAGAGGCACTGGCAACGGCCGGTGCGCTGGAAGCGGTGCCCGCTGCCTGGGAGGTGGCCGGTGTTGCCGGCTCCGCCTCGGGGGACGCGACCGTGAAGCTGAACGAGCCCGTGATCGGATGTCCGTCGCCGGAAACGGCCCGCCAGTTGACCTGGTAGTCCCCGTTTTCCAGGGCCGGCAGCGCCTGGACCAGGGTTTCCCGGTTCAGGACAGGTTCGCCTTCTGCAACGGTGGTTCCCGCGGCGTCGACGACGATGACCTGGTTGCCGAGGTCCATCAGTTCGGAGCTGAAGACCAGGGCGATTTCCGCGGGCGCTGCTTCGAGGACGCTGCCGTCAGCGGGGGTGGAGGAGACAAGCTCATCGTGAGCCGACGCCGAAGGTGCGGCGGCGAGGGCCGCGGCGAAGGCGCCGAGAAGGACTGCGGCGAAGAGCAGGAATCGGGTGTGGGCGTGCCGGTAGAGAGAGGTAGCCATAGCTGCTTTCCGTTCCGTGGGGCGGAACTGGGATTCATTCGTGCGGGTGCGCGGATGCGCCTAGCGGGACACGAATGCTGCAGGAGGGCCGCGGTGGCGAAGCGTCAGGAGCGGAATGCCGAGGCTGCGCAGCCCCTGGGGCTGGATGGCCAGCACTGCGGCGGGGGCGGGAGGAAAATGGTGCGGCTGGAACAGCGGCAGCAGTGCGCCGGGACGCAGGCCGAGGGATTCCAGGAGCCTGCGGGCTGTTTGCTCGCCGAATGCCAGGATCCAGATGGTCGCCGCTGCGGCGAGGGCGTGGCTGAGCCACATGGCTGCCGCGGCGTCGACGGATCCGGCAGCGGTGACCGCGGCGGCGGCGGGACCGGCGGGGAAGGGCATTCCGTGGCCGGCATGGCCGGCGTGGGCGCCGATGGCCGCAGGTGCGGAGCCGATACTGAAAAGCAGATGGAACAAGCCCTGGCTAAAGACAACTGCTGCGGACAGCCTGCCCAGGGACAGGTTGCGTCCGGCAAGCAGGCAGCTCACCATGGCCGAGACTGCGAGGGAGAAAAGGACCAGCGCGGGCTCAGGCGCCGCGCCTCCGCCCAGCACGTGGGACGCTGCCGCAACGGCTGTGGCTGCGGATGCACCGGCCCAGCCGCGCACCAAGCGTGCGGCACGCGCTGTCATGTCTCCTCCTCGGGCACGAATGCCGGGAAGCAGTCCTCAACCGGCCCTGCCATTCTCCCGGAGTTTACCGGCGGTGTCGAATAACCGCCCTCCCCCGCTCAGCCCTTGAAGCTGGGCTTGCGCTTTTCGTTGAAGGCAGCGAAGCCTTCGGCGTAGTCGTCCGTGCCGCAGAGCATGCCCTGGGCCTTGTTCTCGTCCTCGATGGAATCCCAGAGCCCCAGCCGGGAATCGCGGATCTGGGCGACCAGTTCCTTCGAAGCGCGGAAGGCTCCGGTAGCGCCGGTGGCCACGCGGGCGACTGTGGCCCGGGTGGACTCCAGCAGCTCATCGGCCGGGAAGACCCGGCTGAACAGCCCGGCGGCCACGGCTTCGGATCCGCTCATCAGGTCGGCCGTGTAAATCAGGTCCAGCGTGCGGTGCGCACCGAGGCGTTCGGTGAACAGCCAGTGTCCGCCTGAGTCCAGGGTTGCCCCCAGGTTGGCGAACGGGGAACCGATCTTGGCGTTGTCCGCCACGTAGACCACGTCAGTTGCGACGAGCAGGCCCAGCCCGACGCCGAGGCACGCGCCCTGCGCCGCAGCGAAGGTGGGTGCCGGGAAGGATGCCATCTTCCTCAGCAGCGGAGTCACGAGTTCGCCAAGGTAGGCGTAGGCATCGTCATCGGCCGGAACGACGCCGGAGATGTCGCGTCCGGCGCAGAACGCCCTGCCTTCCCCGCGCAGCAGCAGCGCCCGCACCCCGGCGGCCTCGGCGTCGTCGTACGCCTTGTACAGATCTGCCAGCGCCGCCTCGTCCAGCGAGTTCAGTTTTTTCGGCGCGTTGAGGACAACCTCGGCCACGCCGTCGGCGATGTTCAGCTGGACCATGGACTCGGTGGGTGCGGGGCTCTGCTCGCTCATGGGTTCTGCGTACTCCTAGGCGTCGTAGTCGACGGTGACTTCGGGGCTGGTGGGACGGCTCTGGCAGGTCAGGATGTAACCCTTTTCGATTTCATCCGGTTCCAGCGCGTAGTTCTCTTCCATCTCGACCGTGCCGGAGACGACCTTGGCCCGGCAGGTGCCGCAGACGCCGCCGGCGCACGCGAACGGCACGTCGGGGCGGACGCGCAGCGCGGCGTTGAGGATCGATTCACGCGCATGGGTCGGGCTGGCAACCTTGCCCTGCAGTCCGTCCAGCCGGAAACTGATCTCGTAGTTGTCCGCCGAGGGATCCACCTCGACCGGCCGGCCGATCTGTCCCTCGGGCTTGCCCGGCTGGCCGGTGGTGAACAGTTCGAAGCGGACCTTCTCCGATTCGACGCCGCGCTCGGCCAGGGTGTCCCGGCACAGCTGCACGAGCTCGAACGGTCCGCAGAGGAACCATTCGTCGACGTCGCGGGTGGGCAGCACGGATTCAATCAGCGAGGAGAGCTTCTCGCCGTCGATCCGGCCGGAAAGCAGCGGCGAGATGCGCTGTTCGCGGGAAAGCACATGGTGCAGGGCGAACCGAGCCGGGTACTTGTCCTTCAGGTCTGCCAGTTCCTCCAGGAACATCACGTCCATGGCGGCCTTGTTGGCGTAGACCAGGTCAAACCGGACGTTCTCCGAGGCGGCCAGCACGGTGCGGGCGATCGAGATCACCGGGGTGATGCCGGAACCGGCGGCAACGGCCACGAACACGTTCTCATCCGTGACGTCGATGTCTTCGGGGTGGTTCAGCGCGGTCATGGGGTGCTTGGAGATGAAGCCGCCGGTGGGGCTCATGACGTCCAGGACGTCCCCGGCCTTGAGGTTCTCATTGGCCCAGGTGGAGAACTTGCCGCCGAGGTCGCGCTTGATGGCAACGCGGATCTCGCCCGGCTTCGGCTCGGCGCAGATGGAGTAGCTGCGGCGGATCTCCGCACCGTCCAGGGTGGTGCGGAGCGCAACGTACTGTCCGGGCAGGTAGTCGAAGGACCCGGCCAGTTCCTCGGGAACGGCAAAAGTGACCTCGATGGCGTCTTCGGTGAGCCGGCGGACAGCACTGACCGTCAGCGGGTGGAAGGCGGTGCGGCGC harbors:
- a CDS encoding enoyl-CoA hydratase/isomerase family protein, with the protein product MVQLNIADGVAEVVLNAPKKLNSLDEAALADLYKAYDDAEAAGVRALLLRGEGRAFCAGRDISGVVPADDDAYAYLGELVTPLLRKMASFPAPTFAAAQGACLGVGLGLLVATDVVYVADNAKIGSPFANLGATLDSGGHWLFTERLGAHRTLDLIYTADLMSGSEAVAAGLFSRVFPADELLESTRATVARVATGATGAFRASKELVAQIRDSRLGLWDSIEDENKAQGMLCGTDDYAEGFAAFNEKRKPSFKG
- a CDS encoding copper chaperone PCu(A)C → MKKKLTLAAAVLALSAAGLAGCAEAGSPAAEPTQAAAEQAASLAVSGAWAKAAEADGMTGAFGTLENTGVEDITVVAASSPSAGMVELHETAMGADGAMTMQEIEGGFTVPAGGEYVLEPGGSHLMLMQLEAGLLAGDTVDITLELADGSTLDVQATAKDFAGANETYAPETGHGDAGHGDAGHTDDGHTHGAGETHGTAEN
- the paaE gene encoding 1,2-phenylacetyl-CoA epoxidase subunit PaaE gives rise to the protein MTTSTTEAGAAPASRRTAFHPLTVSAVRRLTEDAIEVTFAVPEELAGSFDYLPGQYVALRTTLDGAEIRRSYSICAEPKPGEIRVAIKRDLGGKFSTWANENLKAGDVLDVMSPTGGFISKHPMTALNHPEDIDVTDENVFVAVAAGSGITPVISIARTVLAASENVRFDLVYANKAAMDVMFLEELADLKDKYPARFALHHVLSREQRISPLLSGRIDGEKLSSLIESVLPTRDVDEWFLCGPFELVQLCRDTLAERGVESEKVRFELFTTGQPGKPEGQIGRPVEVDPSADNYEISFRLDGLQGKVASPTHARESILNAALRVRPDVPFACAGGVCGTCRAKVVSGTVEMEENYALEPDEIEKGYILTCQSRPTSPEVTVDYDA
- a CDS encoding Dyp-type peroxidase, with protein sequence MSPAEAQGVGRRRLLFGGAAAGLGAVAAVGAQFAGGRNDSPELTRTALDTSGANGAETVPFYGRHQAGVATAPQAHAAFVALDLRGGVGRERIRSWLRLLSDDAASLTQGRAALADTEPELAGNPARLTVTFGFGPGLVAAIAPHLAPPWLGPLPAFSIDALQDRWSGGDLLLQIGADDPLTLAHAQRMLLKDSRAFAVVRWIQTGFRHAYGSEAAGTTMRNLFGQVDGSANPRPGTPEFDRVVWGDTQIPAWLEGGTSMVVRRIAMNLDTWDELDRRGREEAVGRRLDNGAPLTGTAEHDEPDFDAVTPLGFRVIPEYSHMRRARPEDPRQRIYRRGYNYDAVPEPGGTISDAGQIFVAFQADVRAQFLPIQERLDKLDLLNEWTTPIGSAVFAVPPGAPEGGFVGEQLFG
- a CDS encoding copper resistance CopC family protein, producing the protein MATSLYRHAHTRFLLFAAVLLGAFAAALAAAPSASAHDELVSSTPADGSVLEAAPAEIALVFSSELMDLGNQVIVVDAAGTTVAEGEPVLNRETLVQALPALENGDYQVNWRAVSGDGHPITGSFSFTVASPEAEPATPATSQAAGTASSAPAVASASAEPSDAAEDASSVGSHVPWALAGAAVGAAAALAAWAIVVQVRKRRGNHS